A window of Triplophysa dalaica isolate WHDGS20190420 chromosome 7, ASM1584641v1, whole genome shotgun sequence contains these coding sequences:
- the slc5a11 gene encoding sodium/myo-inositol cotransporter 2 isoform X2: protein MWKTKRSTVDGYFLAGKNMTWWPVGASLFASNVGSGHFIGLAGSGAAAGIGAAAYEWNGMIMVLLLGWLFLPIYIASRVTTMPEYLQKRFGGKRIPLFLCVLYLFIYIFTKISVDMYAGAVFIQQALQWNIYLAVVLLLGITALYTIAGGLAAVIYTDAVQTVIMVLGALILMGFSFSEVGGIQAVLDRYPQAIPSVRVPNTTCGIPREDAFHIFRHPVTSDLPWPGVILGMSVPSMWYWCSDQVIVQRSLASKNILHAKGGSLLAAYLKVLPFFMMVLPGMISRILYPDEVGCADPDVCKQVCGNPVGCSDIAYAKLVMELLPAGLRGLMMAVMLAALMSSLTSIFNSSSTIFTMDLWRHIRRSASEWELMIVGRVFVLVLVVVSVLWIPLVQASQGGQLFIYIQSISMYLQPPVSVVFLCGCFWKRANEKGAFWGLILGLLVGCIRMILDFVYPTPVCYESDTRPDIIKYVHYLYFSIILTVFTLIVVVCISLATEEPKPEQISRLTWYTRFDPVKTTDEVAITDLYSIETDTQYTKEMETDVHKTKDDFCGTEPDEKSSSKLKSALLWICGMEKEKGEKPTIPPPETPVCSLNEDPCMSHLLNANLIVCLSVAVFLIAYWA from the exons ATGTGGAAGACCAAGAGGAGCACAGTAGATGGGTACTTTCTGGCAGGCAAAAATATGACTTGGTGGCCG GTGGGTGCATCACTTTTTGCCAGTAATGTTGGCAGCGGTCACTTCATTGGACTGGCAGGCTCAGGGGCAGCAGCTGGTATTGGTGCCGCTGCTTATGAATGGAAC GGAATGATCATGGTGTTGCTTTTGGGCTGGCTATTTTTGCCCATCTACATTGCATCAAGG GTCACAACAATGCCGGAGTATTTACAGAAAAGATTTGGAGGCAAAAGAATACCGttattcctttgtgttttatatctatttatttaCATCTTCACCAAAATATCA GTGGACATGTATGCAGGAGCCGTGTTCATCCAGCAGGCTCTCCAGTGGAACATCTACCTCGCCGTGGTTTTGCTTCTGGGCATCACAGCCCTCTACACCATAGCGG GTGGTCTGGCAGCTGTGATCTACACTGATGCAGTTCAGACTGTCATCATGGTATTAGGAGCCTTGATCCTCATGGGCTTCA GTTTTTCGGAGGTCGGAGGAATTCAAGCAGTTCTGGACAGGTATCCTCAGGCCATACCCTCCGTCCGAGTCCCCAACACTACCTGCGGGATTCCTCGAGAAGACGCCTTTCATATTTTCCGTCACCccgtgacctctgacctcccCTGGCCGGGGGTCATTCTGGGCATGTCTGTGCCCTCCATGTGGTACTGGTGTTCTGACCAG GTTATAGTCCAGCGCTCGCTGGCTTCTAAAAACATTCTTCATGCTAAAGGAGGATCTTTGCTGGCTGCTTACCTCAAAGTTCTGCCCTTCTTCATGATGGTCCTCCCTGGGATGATAAGCAGGATCCTTTATCCAG ATGAGGTGGGTTGTGCAGACCCTGACGTGTGTAAGCAGGTGTGTGGAAACCCGGTGGGCTGCTCTGACATCGCTTATGCCAAACTAGTCATGGAGCTTCTCCCTGCAG GTCTGAGGGGTTTGATGATGGCCGTAATGCTGGCCGCTCTCATGTCCTCCTTGACCTCTATATTCAACAGTTCCAGCACCATCTTCACCATGGATCTGTGGAGGCACATCCGAAGATCTGCTTCTGAGTGGGAGCTCATGATCGTGGGCAG agTATTTGTGTTGGTGTTAGTGGTGGTGTCAGTGCTGTGGATTCCGCTGGTTCAGGCCAGTCAGGGTGGACAGCTCTTCATCTACATTCAGTCCATCAGCATGTACCTGCAGCCTCCAGTATCTGTGGTCTTCCTCTGTGGATGCTTCTGGAAACGTGCTAATGAGAAG GGGGCGTTCTGGGGGCTGATACTGGGCTTATTGGTGGGATGCATTCGGATGATTTTGGACTTTGTGTACCCCACACCGGTCTGCTACGAGAGCGACACCAGACCCGACATCATCAAATATGTCCactatttgtatttttccaTCATTCTCACTGTCTTCACACTCATCGTGGTGGTTTGTATTAGTTTGGCTACGGAGGAGCCCAAACCTGAGCAG ATCAGTCGATTGACATGGTACACACGTTTTGATCCAGTGAAGACGACCGACGAGGTTGCCATTACAGATCTCTACTCAATCGAGACCGACACACAGTACACAAAAGAGATGGAAACCGATGTCCACAAAACAAAAGACG ACTTCTGTGGTACTGAGCCCGATGAGAAGAGTTCATCCAAGCTGAAATCTGCTTTGTTATGGATCTGTGGAATGGAGAAGGAAAAGGGAGAGAAACCCACGATCCCTCCACCAGAGACGCCGGTGTGCTCGCTCAATGAAGACCCCTGCATGAGTCACCTGTTAAACGCCAACCTgatcgtctgtctgtctgtggcTGTGTTTCTCATTGCTTACTGGGCCTAG
- the slc5a11 gene encoding sodium/myo-inositol cotransporter 2 isoform X1, which translates to MGATQLPHASPSPTAEDTSPTNTLVTTDIVVLVIYFILILGVGLWSMWKTKRSTVDGYFLAGKNMTWWPVGASLFASNVGSGHFIGLAGSGAAAGIGAAAYEWNGMIMVLLLGWLFLPIYIASRVTTMPEYLQKRFGGKRIPLFLCVLYLFIYIFTKISVDMYAGAVFIQQALQWNIYLAVVLLLGITALYTIAGGLAAVIYTDAVQTVIMVLGALILMGFSFSEVGGIQAVLDRYPQAIPSVRVPNTTCGIPREDAFHIFRHPVTSDLPWPGVILGMSVPSMWYWCSDQVIVQRSLASKNILHAKGGSLLAAYLKVLPFFMMVLPGMISRILYPDEVGCADPDVCKQVCGNPVGCSDIAYAKLVMELLPAGLRGLMMAVMLAALMSSLTSIFNSSSTIFTMDLWRHIRRSASEWELMIVGRVFVLVLVVVSVLWIPLVQASQGGQLFIYIQSISMYLQPPVSVVFLCGCFWKRANEKGAFWGLILGLLVGCIRMILDFVYPTPVCYESDTRPDIIKYVHYLYFSIILTVFTLIVVVCISLATEEPKPEQISRLTWYTRFDPVKTTDEVAITDLYSIETDTQYTKEMETDVHKTKDDFCGTEPDEKSSSKLKSALLWICGMEKEKGEKPTIPPPETPVCSLNEDPCMSHLLNANLIVCLSVAVFLIAYWA; encoded by the exons atgGGTGCCACCCAGCTTCCCCATGCTTCTCCTTCCCCGACCGCTGAAGACACATCACCAACGAACACCCTGGTCACCACGGATATAGTGGTGCTGGTCATCTATTTCATCTTGATCCTGGGTGTGGGATTATGG TCAATGTGGAAGACCAAGAGGAGCACAGTAGATGGGTACTTTCTGGCAGGCAAAAATATGACTTGGTGGCCG GTGGGTGCATCACTTTTTGCCAGTAATGTTGGCAGCGGTCACTTCATTGGACTGGCAGGCTCAGGGGCAGCAGCTGGTATTGGTGCCGCTGCTTATGAATGGAAC GGAATGATCATGGTGTTGCTTTTGGGCTGGCTATTTTTGCCCATCTACATTGCATCAAGG GTCACAACAATGCCGGAGTATTTACAGAAAAGATTTGGAGGCAAAAGAATACCGttattcctttgtgttttatatctatttatttaCATCTTCACCAAAATATCA GTGGACATGTATGCAGGAGCCGTGTTCATCCAGCAGGCTCTCCAGTGGAACATCTACCTCGCCGTGGTTTTGCTTCTGGGCATCACAGCCCTCTACACCATAGCGG GTGGTCTGGCAGCTGTGATCTACACTGATGCAGTTCAGACTGTCATCATGGTATTAGGAGCCTTGATCCTCATGGGCTTCA GTTTTTCGGAGGTCGGAGGAATTCAAGCAGTTCTGGACAGGTATCCTCAGGCCATACCCTCCGTCCGAGTCCCCAACACTACCTGCGGGATTCCTCGAGAAGACGCCTTTCATATTTTCCGTCACCccgtgacctctgacctcccCTGGCCGGGGGTCATTCTGGGCATGTCTGTGCCCTCCATGTGGTACTGGTGTTCTGACCAG GTTATAGTCCAGCGCTCGCTGGCTTCTAAAAACATTCTTCATGCTAAAGGAGGATCTTTGCTGGCTGCTTACCTCAAAGTTCTGCCCTTCTTCATGATGGTCCTCCCTGGGATGATAAGCAGGATCCTTTATCCAG ATGAGGTGGGTTGTGCAGACCCTGACGTGTGTAAGCAGGTGTGTGGAAACCCGGTGGGCTGCTCTGACATCGCTTATGCCAAACTAGTCATGGAGCTTCTCCCTGCAG GTCTGAGGGGTTTGATGATGGCCGTAATGCTGGCCGCTCTCATGTCCTCCTTGACCTCTATATTCAACAGTTCCAGCACCATCTTCACCATGGATCTGTGGAGGCACATCCGAAGATCTGCTTCTGAGTGGGAGCTCATGATCGTGGGCAG agTATTTGTGTTGGTGTTAGTGGTGGTGTCAGTGCTGTGGATTCCGCTGGTTCAGGCCAGTCAGGGTGGACAGCTCTTCATCTACATTCAGTCCATCAGCATGTACCTGCAGCCTCCAGTATCTGTGGTCTTCCTCTGTGGATGCTTCTGGAAACGTGCTAATGAGAAG GGGGCGTTCTGGGGGCTGATACTGGGCTTATTGGTGGGATGCATTCGGATGATTTTGGACTTTGTGTACCCCACACCGGTCTGCTACGAGAGCGACACCAGACCCGACATCATCAAATATGTCCactatttgtatttttccaTCATTCTCACTGTCTTCACACTCATCGTGGTGGTTTGTATTAGTTTGGCTACGGAGGAGCCCAAACCTGAGCAG ATCAGTCGATTGACATGGTACACACGTTTTGATCCAGTGAAGACGACCGACGAGGTTGCCATTACAGATCTCTACTCAATCGAGACCGACACACAGTACACAAAAGAGATGGAAACCGATGTCCACAAAACAAAAGACG ACTTCTGTGGTACTGAGCCCGATGAGAAGAGTTCATCCAAGCTGAAATCTGCTTTGTTATGGATCTGTGGAATGGAGAAGGAAAAGGGAGAGAAACCCACGATCCCTCCACCAGAGACGCCGGTGTGCTCGCTCAATGAAGACCCCTGCATGAGTCACCTGTTAAACGCCAACCTgatcgtctgtctgtctgtggcTGTGTTTCTCATTGCTTACTGGGCCTAG
- the grid2ipa gene encoding LOW QUALITY PROTEIN: delphilin (The sequence of the model RefSeq protein was modified relative to this genomic sequence to represent the inferred CDS: deleted 3 bases in 2 codons), which yields MMRRLFKSQKGRFSLRQGRSGSRSASKDFYPNPNVLRDFPLNIELALPANNQGWPEEFGFKLCGDGPSYILSVVEGSSAYMAGLQPGDQVLEIDGQNVSTLSTKALIALAQTLKTVPPSIGVVSRIEQMDISPGPDGRFGFTIVGDSPLLVEDCMPNSPAGRSGLRAGDYVMEVNGIPVKQHETAAAMIKVSQGRTLRLGVLRINRWQKRTSTSMKETYQSGDMFRQDRKHKALEFNKKVEEILGEEPEVKERLFDLLKQYANERDVEGLASTLPEILLTEEHQQLIDSIRIFIPKKHRQRFDEMVSQSLISRLRGRSFSDHRNNRLRRSRSEDHPDRLLSVSTRASSVPRTANEELAMPPTRGLRKTTSLIAGHSSSFSTRRTVRVYKGNQSFGFTLRGHAPVWIDSVIPGSPAEKAGLKPGDRILFLNGLDMRSCSHEKVVSLLQGSGAMPSLVVEDGPPAFTMSEVDLVEVSPRSRAPVLSSLQWVAEILPPSIRVHGRTFSQQLEHLLTIQERYTICKALEAFFQHRNVDTLIVDVFPVLDTPAKQVIWQFVYQLLTYEEQELCQNKISRFLGYKVTLPVSDPEHPAHEPHRRSSSMKVTGTTYRSSVRGRSSDDLVIGTHLGMGICTDPVEVASMRLTPGERQSGDGTSLPETPNNLTNLSAVYAELENAYAGKRSKSLKSRPPPANDSLVNIDVFPHASSQSVRAHSSSPSVRATSGSRKSAQPAPPPPPQPPQSWTQEPPLSPQRPCFPPALPNQTSAESNPYISLDSPPLSPPSPPDYPPGPPIRKKRYTFSRPPRTPDTDLFMEALGEQLGQQLSVDDFLSPENDYEEDVVQMTFQNEEEDVEEEKKKKKKKKEEEEDEEEGLYMPPELSSPSEVHSSSEDASSLTYSSSSEQIPPPPMTPPPPPPVQFNDSPPPAGFTPDHAARQLTFRRHNGPPPPPPPRANPPPKRQSVHKVLSTRDEMMTQHQIHQEHHSLPVQSTAGHPQQTQQQMHQSLPPIPSPDITQSSSHGIYEMHHPTHQAHQHHQGYHMHHINQNKPSHQSQSSHQMHQTQHAHQTLLTQLSSSMDRLDRIERKERSDRHIYDMQPQPLHPDHHAYQIHQCHQGHLSSSMDRLDRLEQMQRLERLEQMEHIERLERADQQMHQTHMAQVVSQANHPSQPSQQQYHHQSHHSQQAYTPTQPPSSTRQIHQIELIHQVQPIQTAPQYHQIHQPHQTQQPQQILSTFQPHPSQQHQIQQQHLHQQQLQQQQQQLQHQQHLQQQQQLQQQQQLQQQQELQQQQIRQQIQQQQQQIQQQQRSTPSIVQARQSPQPMYQEYRHHHHHHSHHEAQSQTQPPGAPQPQSHHPTKGSTVEPPPPPPLPPPCVPPPLPKSSPQKSDSSHMSVKRLRWEQVVNSEGTIWGQLEEDCDYDKLSDMVKFLDLELHFGTQKNPVSAREPSPQVETFRKKDVVEILSHKKAYNTSILIAHLKLSPGKLRQVLMTMSSERLESAHIKQLLLYAPDDEEVRQYEQYIDDPNKLSEPDQFVLQMLSVPEYKTRLKCLHFKTTLQEKTEEMRGSYDCVFRASMELKNSKKLAKILEFVLAMGNYLNNGQPKTNKTTGFKINFLTELSTTKTVDGKSTFLHILVKSLCQHFPEVLDFGKELMTVPQAAKVNEGNITSDFNDLHATIKDIRAACQKMPATAEDRFAVVMSGFLENSHPTVQSLESLQQRAMEEFCKVTSFFGEDGKATTTESFFGIFTEFIAKFERGLSDIQTTDPSTQPQSPRTTSPLAW from the exons ATGATGAGAAGACTTTTTAAGAGCCAGAAGGGACGTTTTTCCCTTCGCCAAGGCAGATCTGGATCCCGCAGCGCCTCCAAAGATTTCT ATCCAAACCCCAATGTGCTGAGAGATTTTCCCCTGAATATTG AATTGGCTCTTCCAGCGAATAACCAGGGTTGGCCGGAAGAGTTTGGCTTTAAGCTATGTGGAGATGGACCCAGTTATATCCTCTCTGTGGTGGAGGGCAGCAGCGCTTATATGGCAGGACTGCAGCCGGGTGACCAGGTTCTGGAGATCGACGGGCAGAACGTTTCTACTCTGAGCACGAAAGCACTCATTGCCCTGGCTCAGACCCTCAAAACTGTGCCGCCCAGCATCGGAGTCGTGTCTCGGATTGAACAG ATGGACATTTCCCCTGGGCCTGACGGTCGATTCGGCTTCACCATAGTGGGAGACAGCCCCCTGCTGGTGGAGGACTGCATGCCCAACTCTCCAGCAGGGCGGAGTGGTCTCCGTGCTGGTGACTATGTGATGGAGGTGAACGGGATTCCAGTGAAGCAACACGAGACCGCAGCGGCCATGATCAAGGTGTCTCAGGGCCGCACGCTGCGCCTGGGCGTCCTGCGTATCAACCGCTGGCAGAAACGCACCAGCACCAGCATGAAAGAGACGTATCAGAGCGGAGACATGTTCAGACAGGACCGCAAGCACAAAGCTCTGGAGTTTAATAAAAAG GTTGAGGAGATTTTAGGGGAGGAGCCTGAGGTGAAAGAGAGGCTTTTTGATTTGCTGAAGCAGTATGCAAATGAGAGGGACGTTGAAGGACTGGCATCCACCCTTCCAGAAATACTGCTTACCGAGGAGCATCAGCAACTGATTGACAGCATCAG GATCTTCATCCCTAAGAAACATAGGCAGCGTTTCGATGAGATGGTCTCGCAGAGCCTCATCAGTCGCCTGAGGGGCCGAAGTTTCAGCGACCACAGGAACAACCGTCTGCGTCGAAGCCGGAGTGAGGACCACCCCGATCGTCTACTTTCTGTGTCCACCCGAGCCAGCTCTGTGCCACGGACAGCCAATGAAGAATTGGCTATGCCCCCTACCCGCGGCCTGCGCAAGACCACCTCTCTGATCGCGGGACATtcaagctccttttcaacaCGCAG GACAGTACGAGTATACAAAGGAAACCAGAGTTTTGGATTTACTTTACGTGGGCACGCTCCAGTCTGGATTGACTCTGTAATACCAG GCAGCCCTGCTGAGAAGGCCGGTCTGAAACCTGGAGATCGCATCCTGTTTCTAAATGGGTTGGATATGAG GAGTTGTTCGCATGAGAAGGTGGTGTCCTTGCTGCAGGGCAGTGGAGCAATGCCCAGTCTGGTGGTCGAGGATGGGCCACCGGCCTTCACCATGTCTGAAGTCGATCTGGTGGAGGTGTCTCCTCGCTCCCGCGCTCCGGTGCTCAGCTCCCTGCAGTGGGTCGCAGAGATCCTTCCTCCCAGCATTCGTGTACATGGCCGGACCTTCAGTCAGCAGCTCGAGCACCTCCTCACCATCCAGGAGAGATACACCATCTGTAAAGCCCTGGAGGCCTTCTTCCAGCACAG AAATGTGGACACTTTGATTGTAGACGTGTTCCCTGTGTTGGACACCCCGGCAAAGCAGGTGATCTGGCAGTTTGTTTACCAGCTGCTAACATACGAGGAGCAAGAACTCTGCCAGAACAAGATCTCACGCTTCCTTGGATATAAAGTCACAT TGCCAGTATCAGACCCTGAACATCCGGCTCATGAGCCTCATCGACGAAGCAGCTCAATGAAGGTGACTGGAACCACCTACCGGAGCAGTGTGAGAGGACGTAGCTCAGATGATCTAGTGATCGGCACTCATTTGGGAATGG GGATCTGCACTGATCCAGTTGAGGTTGCCTCTATGAGACTGACCCCTGGAGAGAGACAATCAGGTGATGGAACTTCTCTACCAGAGACGCCCAACAATCTGACCAAT CTGTCAGCAGTGTATGCTGAGCTAGAGAATGCCTATGCAGGGAAGAGATCGAAATCCCTGAAAAGTCGACCTCCCCCGGCTAATGACTCTCTGGTTAACATAGATGTCTTCCCGCATGCTTCGTCGCAGTCTGTGAGGGCTCACTCTTCATCTCCATCTGTTAGAGCAACTTCAG GTAGTCGCAAATCAGCCCAGCCTGCACCCCCTCCTCCTCCACAGCCTCCACAGTCTTGGACACAAGAGCCTCCCCTTAGTCCCCAGCGCCCCTGCTTCCCACCAGCTCTTCCTAACCAAACCAGTGCTGAGTCGAACCCCTACATCAGTCTGGACAGTCCACCCCTTTCTCCACCCTCTCCTCCTGACTACCCCCCGGGTCCACCCATTCGCAAGAAACGTTACACATTCTCACGTCCACCTCGTACCCCGGACACAGATTTGTTCATGGAGGCCCTTGGTGAACAGCTTGGACAGCAGTTATCTGTGGATGATTTCCTCTCACCAGAGAATGACTATGAAGAG GATGTAGTCCAGATGACCTTCCAAAATGAGGAAGAGGATGTAgaggaggagaagaagaagaagaagaagaagaag gaggaggaagaggacgaGGAAGAGGGTCTGTACATGCCTCCAGAGCTAAGCAGTCCAAGTGAAGTACATAGCAGCAGTGAGGATGCCAGCTCTCTCACCTACTCATCCAGCTCTGAGCAAATTCCTCCACCACCCATGACTCCTCCACCTCCTCCCCCTGTCCAATTCAATGACTCCCCTCCACCTGCTGGCTTCACCCCTGACCATGCAGCACGACAACTGACTTTCCGTCGCCACAACGGGCCTCCTCCGCCACCCCCACCAAGGGCCAACCCACCCCCAAAACGACAGTCCGTTCACAAGGTGTTGTCTACCCGTGATGAAATGATGACCCAGCACCAAATCCACCAGGAGCACCACTCACTTCCAGTTCAATCAACAGCTGGCCATCCTCAACAAACTCAGCAGCAGATGCACCAGTCTCTACCCCCAATTCCCTCTCCAGATATAACTCAGTCATCCAGCCACGGGATCTACGAGATGCACCATCCAACTCACCAGGCTCATCAACACCACCAGGGTTACCATATGCATcacattaatcaaaataaaccgaGTCACCAATCCCAATCAAGTCATCAAATGCATCAAACTCAGCATGCGCACCAGACCCTTCTGACTCAACTTTCGAGCTCCATGGATAGACTGGATAGGATTGAACGAAAGGAACGCTCAGATAGGCACATCTATGACATGCAGCCTCAACCCTTGCATCCGGACCACCATGCTTATCAGATTCATCAGTGTCATCAAGGCCACCTCTCAAGCTCCATGGACAGGCTTGACAGACTGGAACAGATGCAGCGTTTAGAGCGACTGGAACAAATGGAGCATATTGAAAGACTGGAGAGAGCGGACCAACAGATGCATCAGACACACATGGCTCAAGTCGTTTCTCAAGCTAATCACCCATCTCAGCCAAGTCAACAACAGTACCACCACCAGAGTCACCACTCTCAACAAGCCTACACACCAACCCAACCTCCTTCATCAACTCGCCAAATTCACCAGATTGAGCTTATACACCAAGTCCAACCCATCCAGACTGCTCCTCAATACCACCAGATCCATCAACCCCACCAAACTCAACAGCCCCAGCAGATTTTGTCCACCTTCCAGCCCCATCCTTCACAGCAACATCAGATTCAGCAGCAACATCTTCaccaacaacaacttcagcagcagcaacaacaacttcaacatcaacaacatcttcaacaacaacaacagcttcaacaacagcaacaactTCAGCAGCAGCAAGAGCTTCAACAGCAACAGATTCGGCAACAAAttcagcagcagcagcaacagaTTCAGCAGCAACAACGTTCAACCCCCTCCATTGTACAGGCCAGGCAGAGCCCTCAGCCCATGTACCAGGAGTATcgacatcatcatcaccatcacagCCATCATGAAGCCCAGTCCCAAACTCAACCACCAGGTGCACCCCAACCTCAAAGCCACCACCCTACCAAAGGGTCTACCGTGGAGCCACCACCACCTCCACCTTTACCTCCTCCTTGCGTGCCGCCTCCTCTCCCAAAGTCCTCCCCCCAAAAATCGGATTCCAGTCACATGAGCGTAAAGAGACTACGGTGGGAACAGGTGGTAAATTCAGAGGGAACAATCTGGGGACAG TTGGAGGAAGACTGTGATTATGACAAGCTGAGTGACATGGTGAAATTCCTTGACTTGGAGCTTCATTTTGGGACACAAAAGAACCCTG TTTCTGCTCGAGAACCCTCGCCTCAAGTGGAAACTTTCAGAAAGAAAGATGTGGTTGAGATTCTTTCCCATAAGAAGGCCTACAATACTT CAATCCTGATTGCCCATTTGAAGCTATCACCAGGTAAGCTGCGGCAGGTTCTGATGACAATGTCGAGTGAACGTTTGGAGTCGGCACATATAAAACAGCTGCTCCTGTACGCGCCGGATGACGAGGAGGTCAGACAGTACGAACAGTACATAGACGACCCAAACAAACTCAGTGAGCCTGACCAGTTTGTTCTACAG ATGCTTTCTGTGCCGGAATACAAGACCCGTTTGAAATGTCTccactttaaaacaacattacaagAAAAAACTGAAGAGATGAGGGGGTCGTACGACTGTGTTTTCAGGGCTTCGATGGAACTCAAGAACAGCAAGAAACTAGCAAAGATTCTGGAG TTTGTTCTGGCAATGGGGAATTATCTGAATAATGGTCAACCCAAAACCAACAAAACCACTGGCTTTAAGATCAATTTTCTCACTGAA CTCAgcaccaccaaaacagtggacgGAAAGTCGACATTTTTGCACATTCTGGTGAAATCGTTGTGCCAACACTTTCCTGAGGTTCTTGACTTCGGCAAGGAGCTCATGACAGTGCCACAAGCAGCCAAAG TGAATGAGGGAAACATCACCTCTGACTTCAATGACTTACATGCCACAATCAAAGACATTCGTGCAGCGTGTCAGAAAATGCCGGCCACGGCTGAGGATCGGTTTGCTGTTGTTATGAGT GGGTTTCTGGAGAACAGTCACCCTACAGTTCAGTCCCTCGAGTCTCTGCAGCAGAGGGCCATGGAGGAGTTCTGTAAAGTCACGTCCTTTTTCGGTGAGGACGGGAAGGCAACGACCACAGAGAGTTTCTTTGGCATCTTTACAGAGTTCATTGCTAAATTTGAG aGAGGTCTGAGTGACATCCAGACTACT GATCCCTCTACGCAGCCCCAGAGTCCACGCACGACCTCTCCTTTAGCCTGGTGA